The following coding sequences are from one Schizosaccharomyces osmophilus chromosome 1, complete sequence window:
- the vps4 gene encoding AAA family ATPase Vps4 yields MSNPDCLSKAISLVKTAIDHDNAERYGDAYKYYQNALDYFMMALKYEKNEKSKEIIRGKVLEYLDRAEKLKTFLQQKSNQVASKSSASSGNLEGSNSPAASDVLDSEAKKLRGALTSAILVEKPDVRWEDIAGLENAKEALKETVLLPIKLPQLFSRNRKPWSGILLYGPPGTGKSYLAKAVATEAGSTFFSISSSDLVSKWMGESERLVRQLFEMAREQRPSIIFIDEIDSLCGSRSEGESESSRRIKTEFLVQMNGVGKDESGVLVLGATNIPWTLDSAIRRRFEKRIYIPLPGSYARSKMFELNVGDIPSELKSGDFKELAKMTEGYSGSDIAIVVRDAIMEPVRRIHTATHFKKVFYEPLKRTMVTPCSPGDSEAYAATWMDVNGGDILEPRLTVRDFYSAVKKVKPTLNAGDIQKHIQFTKDFGAEG; encoded by the exons ATGTCAAATCCGGATTGTCTGAGT aaagcTATATCCTTGGTAAAAACCGCCATTGATCATGATAATGCTGAGCGCTATGGAGATGCCTACAAGTATTATCAGAATGCTCTTGACTACTTTATGATGGCCTTAAAat AtgagaaaaacgaaaagtcTAAAGAAATCATACGAGGAAAGGTTTTAGAGTATTTGGATCGCGCGGAGAAACTGAAAACGTTCCTTCAGCAAAAGAGCAACCAGGTAGCCTCAAAGAGTAGTGCTTCTAGCGGTAATTTGGAAGGAAGCAATTCTCCGGCCGCTAGTGATGTTTTAGATTCAGAAGCTAAAAAACTTCGAGGCGCTCTTACCAGCGCAATATTAGTCGAAAAACCCGATGTTCGTTGGGAAGATATAGCTGGTTTGGAAAACGcaaaagaagctttaaaaGAAACGGTTCTCCTTCCTATTAAATTGCCGCAATTATTTTCGCGTAATCGAAAACCTTGGTCCGGAATTCTTCTCTATGGTCCTCCCGGAACAGGAAAGTCATATTTAGCTAAAGCGGTTGCTACTGAAGCTGGCTCtacattcttttccattaGTTCATCCGATTTGGTGAGTAAATGGATGGGTGAGAGTGAAAG GCTTGTTCGACAACTATTTGAAATGGCGCGAGAACAAAGGCCTTCcatcatttttattgatgaaattgacTCACTTTGCGGTAGCAGAAGTGAGGGCGAAAGCGAGTCGTCTCGTAGAATTAAAACAGAGTTTTTAGTCCAAATGAACGGTGTAGGAAAAGACGAAAGCGGTGTATTAGTGTTGGGTGCTACCAATATTCCTTGGACACTGGATTCTGCCATTCGTCGTCGTTTCGAAAAACGAATTTATATCCCATTGCCTGGCTCATATGCTCGGTCTAAAATGTTTGAACTAAATGTAGGTGATATTCCTTCAGAACTAAAGTCTGGAGACTTCAAAGAACTCGCAAAAATGACGGAGGGCTACTCTGGTTCAGATATAGCTATTGTTGTTCGAGATGCTATAATGGAGCCTGTGAGAAGAATTCATACTGCCACACATTTTAAAAAGGTCTTTTATGAGCCTTTGAAACGTACTATGGTTACTCCTTGTTCGCCGGGAGATTCAGAAGCTTATGCAGCTACATGGATGGACGTAAATGGTGGCGACATCTTAGAACCCCGTCTTACTGTACGTGATTTCTACAGTGCTGTTAAGAAGGTGAAACCTACCTTGAACGCTGGCGACATACAAAAGCACATTCAATTTACGAAAGACTTTGGCGCTGAAGGCTAA
- the ptc3 gene encoding serine/threonine protein phosphatase PP2C catalytic subunit Ptc3: MGQTLSEPITDKNSIHGINKDVLYGLSSMQGWRISMEDAHSAKLSLRCPHENQEVDFFAVYDGHGGDKVAKWCGERLPLILEESEEFKKGDFVNALKASFLKADQLILEDEQFHTDPSGCTATVLLRAKNKVYCANAGDSRTVLGRKGVAKALSVDHKPSNESEKARICAAGGFVDFGRVNGNLALSRAIGDFEFKNSNLEPEKQIVTSLPDVIVHEATEEDEFVVLACDGIWDCKTSQQVIEFVRRGVVAGLSLQEISENLMDNCIAGDTETTGLGCDNMTVCVVGLLQGDSQEAWYKKIADRVAAHDGPCAAPELAESRGPGFRNNDNAERIIVPSGFQQIKVNRIEGYDRDADEDDRNDNSANGSLAAGFRWKEHFFPEKAEDEKEDITAEDSSVKQVESAASSD, from the exons ATGGGACAAACATTATCAGAACCCATTACGGATAAAAATTCCATTCATGGCATTAACAAAGATGTTTTGTATGGACTGTCAAGCATGCAGGGATGGAGAATTTCCATGGAAGATGCCCATAGTGCCAAGCTTTCCTTAAGATGTCCTCATGAAAACCAAGAAGTAGACTTTTTTGCCGTATACGACGGTCATGGTGGTGACAAAGTAGCAAAATGGTGCGGAGAACGCCTTCCGTTGATTTTAGAAGAAAGTGAAGAGTTTAAAAAGGGAGATTTTGTGAATGCTCTTaaggcttcttttttaaaagctgatcaattgattttggaaG ATGAACAATTTCATACGGATCCGTCCGGATGCACAGCCACCGTCTTACTTCGAGCAAAGAACAAAGTTTATTGT GCGAATGCTGGCGATTCGCGGACGGTGcttggaagaaaaggtGTAGCAAAGGCCCTTTCCGTAGATCACAAGCCTTCCAATGAATCCGAAAAGGCACGTATTTGTGCTGCCGGTGGTTTCGTGGATTTTGGTCGAGTCAACGGAAACTTGGCTCTTTCAAGAGCCATTGGCGATTTTGAATTCAAGAATAGCAACCTGGAGccagaaaaacaaatcgtTACTTCTCTTCCCGATGTCATTGTTCATGAAGCTACGGAAGAGGATGAATTCGTAGTGCTTGCCTGTGATGGTATTTGGGATTGTAAAACTTCTCAGCAAGTTATCGAGTTTGTACGTAGAGGTGTTGTTGCTGGCCTTTCTTTACAAGAAATTTCTGAGAATCTTATGGACAACTGTATTGCTGGTGATACGGAAACCACTGGTTTAGGCTGTGATAATATGACTGTTTGTGTCGTCGGATTATTACAAGGAGATTCTCAAGAAGCCtggtataaaaaaattgctgATCGTGTTGCTGCCCATGATGGCCCTTGTGCTGCTCCTGAACTTGCGGAATCTCGTGGTCCTGGATTTCGCAACAATGACAATGCCGAAAGAATAATTGTCCCTTCGGGTTTTCAACAAATCAAAGTAAATAGAATTGAGGGATATGATAGAGATGCTGACGAGGATGATAGAAATGACAATTCGGCAAATGGTTCTTTGGCCGCAGGCTTTCGCTGGAAGGAACACTTTTTCCCTGAAAAAgctgaagatgaaaaagaagatattACTGCCGAGGATTCTTCCGTCAAGCAGGTTGAATCCGCTGCTTCTTCTGATTAA
- the smn1 gene encoding SMN complex subunit Smn1/Gem1, which translates to MDLQKEVWDDSELRNAYETALAEYKKYHSLEAEKSQAQAQSPEGSQQEKQETTAVDHKHENASAAESNTNLVEEEQMEKDDEDHTSQHPSHEAENGVSNISIPLSANSEHPSTIPPPPPILGLTYDETYRRLLMSWYYAGYYAGLAQGMHQSQS; encoded by the exons ATGGATTTACAAAAGGAGGTTTGGGATGACTCGGAGCTTCGAAATGCCTATGAAACAGCTTTAGCagaatacaaaaagtaCCACAGTCTAGAAGCAGAAAAGTCTCAGGCTCAGGCCCAATCTCCAGAAGGATCACAACAAGAGAAACAGGAAACGACAGCTGTAGACCACAAGCATGAGAATGCTTCTGCGGCGGAATCTAACACCAACCTTGTAGAGGAGGAACAAATGGAgaaagatgatgaagacCATACTTCCCAACATCCTTCCCATGAAGCTGAAAATGGTGTTTCCAACATTTCCATCCCTTTATCTGCAAACTCTGAACATCCATCGACTATTCCCCCTCCACCCCCGATCCTGGGTTTAACATATG ATGAAACGTATCGGAGGTTATTGATGAGTTGGTATTACGCTGGTTATTATGCGGGCCTTGCTCAAGGCATGCACCAAAGTCAATCGTAA
- a CDS encoding calcium ion transmembrane transporter, translated as MLSSMSYNAAENDPRKNPSSDLKTQFWLAFLVGSSACLFFCIFRRRWKVLYAPRASIQELKLPTLSSSSYLWLLDLIRIPDHVFQNCAGLDGYVFLLFFKMAIKFLAFTSLLGFTVIMPVNKHFRGDAFGNITFSGVLAPSSSSFYSLTSLPPKVQSSLANQDSISLQHTTNAIYNFTDIPGLPVPGDGFLYLYVIFTYIISIYLLYVLFSSTKLIADIRQSYLARQTRLADRTVFISGLPPDLCSSEALKSYLEKLDIGDVDQVNICRNYIVMDSLLSKRKLYAQKLEKYWRAYRKVCADHGLQIPNIPDDLISGFVPYNGTSQRLLSLPRGELQYRPMVRTHFFGFFGQQIDAIDFYSAKLLSTDQKIESARRLNYPATGEAFVTFESMASAQIVAQIHIDAKSLMGLHISLAPASNDIQWHHTYIGRWHRFLRSWLITLLTLMIILLWTVPVGAIAVFVNLDNISKLWPELGRLIQDVPFLNSLLRTFLPTLVYSLFISISPYLFQWLSKVQGFNSRGEEEIYSVGKNFAYLFVNFFLVYIIAGSTSYWELVKDTTTLAHFLANRLPNQAQFFIDLIVLQGIGMFPLKLIQLGKLFIYLIRRSFAKHPQDYRKLEKPDSFSIGIYLPQPMFILMICLCYSIISPLILIFGLIYFIVGFLIYKYELIYQMEHPQHSTGKLWSIIFERIIFGCLLLQLTMMGLMSLRKAYWLSTVIFPLFCFTLTSAYNFSKMIQPAMEFVSLYYVRTSQSNQQNSEISSRSSDGSTAYIHPGFVNCEFDST; from the exons ATGCTTTCTTCTATGAGCTATAACGCTGCAGAAAATGATCCTAGAAAAA ATCCTTCTAGTGATTTAAAGACTCAGTTTTGGTTAGCATTCTTAGTTGGAAGTTCTGcttgcttgtttttttgcatttttcgTCGACGATGGAAGGTGCTTTACGCACCTAGAGCTTCCATTCAAGAATTGAAGCTACCAAcgctttcttcttcctcttaTTTGTGGTTACTTGATCTTATAAGAATTCCTGAtcatgtttttcaaaactgTGCTGGGCTAGATGGTtatgttttccttttgttctttaaaATGGCTATAAAGTTTTTGGCCTTCACCTCGTTACTGGGTTTCACTGTGATTATGCCTGTCAATAAACACTTCCGAGGTGATGCCTTTGGGAATATAACATTTTCCGGTGTTCTCGCCCCATCTTCTTCGAGCTTTTATTCGCTCACCAGTCTGCCTCCGAAAGTACAGTCTTCACTTGCAAATCAAGATTCTATTTCTCTGCAGCATACCACAAACGCCATTTATAATTTTACAGATATTCCAGGACTTCCTGTACCTGGCGACGGGTTCCTCTATCTGTATGTTATTTTTACATACATCATAtctatttatttgctttatgttttattttcgtCCACAAAATTAATTGCCGATATTCGACAATCTTACCTTGCTCGACAAACTCGTCTCGCAGATCGTACTGTTTTTATTTCCGGTCTTCCTCCTGACCTGTGCAGCTCTGAAGCTTTGAAGAGCTATTTAGAAAAGCTCGATATTGGCGATGTAGATCAAGTCAATATTTGCCGCAACTATATTGTTATGGACTCTCTTCTTTCTAAGCGTAAACTTTATGCACAAAAGCTCGAAAAGTATTGGCGTGCTTACAGAAAGGTTTGCGCAGATCATGGATTGCAGATTCCTAACATCCCAGATGATTTGATTTCCGGCTTCGTTCCATACAATGGAACTTCACAACGTTTATTATCATTGCCAAGAGGTGAACTTCAGTATCGGCCCATGGTTCGAACCCActtctttggattttttggacAGCAAATCGATGCTATCGACTTTTATTCAGCTAAATTGCTTAGCACAgatcaaaaaattgagTCTGCACGCCGTTTGAACTATCCCGCAACAGGAGAGGCATTTGTTACTTTTGAATCTATGGCTAGTGCCCAAATTGTTGCACAGATCCACATCGATGCCAAGTCTTTGATGGGTTTACATATCTCCTTGGCACCTGCATCAAATGATATTCAATGGCACCACACTTACATAGGTCGATGGCATCGTTTTTTACGATCATGGCTGATTACGCTGCTAACGCTAATGATCATCTTACTTTGGACCGTCCCCGTCGGTGCAATTGCtgtttttgtaaatctCGATAATATCAGCAAACTGTGGCCTGAATTAGGACGTCTAATTCAGGACGTTCCATTTTTAAACTCGCTTCTTCGTACCTTCCTTCCTACTTTGGTATATTCCTTGTTTATCAGTATATCTCCCTACTTGTTCCAATGGTTGTCTAAAGTGCAAGGTTTTAATTCACGGGGAGAGGAAGAGATTTATTCAGTAGGAAAAAATTTTGCATACTTATTCGTCAACTTTTTCCTGGTTTATATTATCGCAGGTTCTACCTCTTACTGGGAATTAGTTAAGGATACTACTACACTCGCTCATTTCCTTGCAAATCGGCTTCCAAATCAAGcccaattttttattgaccTTATTGTATTGCAAGGTATTGGTATGTTTCCTCTAAAATTGATACAGCTCGGAAAGCTTTTTATATATCTTATTCGTCGCTCATTTGCAAAGCATCCACAAGACTATCGCAAACTTGAAAAGCCAGATTCGTTTAGTATTGGTATCTATTTACCTCAGCCtatgtttattttaatgatttgCCTTTGCTATAGTATAATTTCCCCTCTCATTTTGATCTTTGGGTTGATATACTTCATTGTTGGATTCTTAATATACAAATATGAACTTATTTATCAAATGGAGCACCCGCAACATTCTACAGGGAAGTTGTGGAgtataatttttgaaagaattataTTTGGTTGCTTGCTTCTGCAGCTTACAATGATGGGTTTAATGAGTTTAAGAAAGGCTTATTGGCTTAGTACTGTCATTTTTCcccttttttgctttacgCTTACTTCCGCCTACAATTTCTCGAAAATGATTCAACCAGCGATGGAATTCGTTTCATTATATTATGTTCGAACGAGTCAATCTAATCAGCAAAATTCAGAAATTAGTAGTCGGTCTTCTGATGGATCCACTGCCTATATTCATCCGGGTTTTGTCAATTGCGAATTTGACAGTACCTAA
- the uba42 gene encoding thiosulfate sulfurtransferase, URM1 activating enzyme E1-type Uba42 — MENKLNQNIEQEKLTSEEYARYGRQMILPEIGLPGQLALKNSSALIIGVGGLGCPAAQYITAAGIGTIGLLDGDVVDKNNLHRQVIHSTSKEGMPKAESAKQFLQDLNPHAKIHTYVEYASPQNLFEIISAYDIVLDCTDNQFTRYLISDVCVWHGKPLISASALQFEGQLCIYNYCNGPCYRCMFPNPTPVVTSCAKSGILGPVVGTMGTMQALETIKLALSMKEVNKEAFVPFILLFHAFKFPQWKHVRIRSRQQSCKSCGPHKVLTRSFIESSPSEYVTLCDAVPKKGEKSLNPIKRITPKELSHLISESSSMTFLDVREPVQYGICNLPSFKNVPLSEVDALNDLSGRVCVICRSGNTSQAAVRKLQELNPDADIFDVMSGLQGWSKDVDPLFPLY, encoded by the exons atggaGAATAAATTGAATCAAAATattgaacaagaaaaactcACTAGTGAAGAGTACGCTAGATACGGGCGTCAGATGATATTGCCTGAAATTGGTTTGCCTG GTCAACTTGCGTTGAAGAATTCATCCGCTTTAATCATCGGAGTCGGTGGACTAGGATGTCCTGCAGCTCAGTACATAACTGCGGCAGGAATTGGAACAATTGGCTTATTAGACGGCGATGTTGTAGATAAAAATAATCTTCATCGTCAAGTTATTCACTCCACCAGTAAGGAGGGAATGCCAAAAGCTGAATCTGCCaagcaatttcttcaaga CTTAAACCCACACGCGAAAATACATACCTATGTGGAATATGCATCTCCCCAAAACCTATTTGAAATTATTTCAGCCTACGATATCGTGCTTGACTGCACAGATAATCAGTTTACACGCTATTTGATATCCGATGTCTGTGTTTGGCACGGAAAGCCTCTTATTTCAGCTTCAGCCCTTCAATTTGAAGGACAGCTCTGTATATACAATTACTGCAATGGTCCTTGTTACCGTTGTATGTTTCCAAACCCTACACCGGTGGTTACTAGTTGTGCTAAATCTGGAATTCTTGGACCCGTTGTTGGTACCATGGGTACTATGCAAGCTTTGGAAACGATTAAGTTGGCATTGAGTATGaaagaagtaaacaaagaagcattTGTCCCTTTTATTCTACTTTTCCATGCATTTAAATTTCCTCAATGGAAGCATGTGCGCATCCGCTCTCGTCAACAGTCTTGTAAATCTTGCGGTCCCCATAAAGTCTTAACTCGTTCTTTCATTGAATCCTCTCCTTCCGAATATGTTACTCTTTGTGACGCTGTTCCCAAAAAAGGTGAAAAGAGTTTGAATCCCATAAAGCGAATCACCCCAAAAGAATTGTCACATTTAATTAGCGAGTCATCCAGCATGACATTCCTAGATGTTCGCGAACCAGTTCAGTATGGTATTTGTAATCTTCCTTCATTTAAGAATGTACCATTATCAGAAGTTGATGCTTTAAATGATCTCTCTGGAAGAGTATGTGTAATATGCCGAAGCGGCAATACGTCTCAGGCTGCAGTCAGAAAGCTTCAAGAATTGAATCCTGATGCTGACATTTTTGATGTAATGTCCGGTTTACAAGGCTGGTCAAAAGATGTTGACCCTCTATTCCCGTTGTATTAA
- the prh1 gene encoding ATP-dependent RNA helicase Prh1: MAGENEGSREGTLGKNLTNGFTKGQLSSESKKNTKKSKGSSKKGIETGKRNGFVNFMDEDEERSEEQSDTFAVSKSVDKPPKKKSLLEQRKQLPIWEAKDAICQKIQDNRVIVVVGETGSGKSTQIPQFLNECEYAKEGCVGITQPRRVAAVNLAKRVAQEQNTRLGDKVGYSIRFDDSTSPNTRAKYLTDGMLLRELINDPLLSQYHTLILDEAHERTLMTDMLLGFVKKIIKKRPALRVIIMSATLNAERFSEFFDGAEICFISGRQYPVQIHYTYVPEQDYMDACLRTIFQLHVKLPPGDMLVFLTGQDEIEALESLITDYAKQLPSNKLQIQACPLFASLPQEQQMLVFQPTIPNHRKIVLSTNIAETSVTISGIRYVIDTGLAKVKQFNARLGLESLTVQPISQSAARQRSGRAGREAPGQCYRLYTEADFDKLPKESTPEIKRIDLSQAVLTLKARGQNDVINFDYMDPPSKQSLVRALEHLYSIGALDDNGKINETGYQMSLIPLLPSLARAMLSAREHNCLNEVIDIVSCLSTDSMFLFPQEKREEAAEAKTKFLHSEGDHLTCLNALRVYLETSSDMRKHWCNQNFVNRRALKIILDIRKQLREHCKKANWDINDNTEVNTENILRSFLSGYISSTALLHPDGSYKTTVGNQTVSIHPSSSLFGKKVEAIMYHESVFTTKPYVRGVSSIRGNWLSAVAPHYLGRQQV; the protein is encoded by the exons ATGGCTGGTGAAAATGAAGGTAGTAGAGAAGGGACACTTGGTAAAAATTTGACGAACGGATTTACCAAGGGTCAACTGTCAtcagaatcaaaaaaaaatacaaaaaagtCGAAAggctcttccaaaaaaggaatcgaAACTGGGAAACGGAATGGATTCGTGAACTTTATGgatgaagacgaagagCGAAGTGAAGAACAATCTGATACTTTTGCAGTTTCAAAAAGCGTTGACAAGCCtccgaagaagaaaagtttgcttgaacaaagaaaacaattacCTATCTGGGAGGCTAAGGATGCCatttgtcaaaaaatccaagacAATCGTGTAATTGTAGTCGTCGGTGAAACTGGTTCAGGTAAATCCACTCAAATTCCTCAGTTTCTTAATGAATGTGAATACGCGAAAGAAGGATGTGTGGGAATTACGCAGCCCCGTAGGGTAGCCGCTGTAAATTTGGCGAAACGTGTAGCCCAAGAGCAGAATACTCGGCTGGGAGATAAGGTTGGTTATTCCATTCGTTTTGATGATTCAACAAGTCCCAACACGAGAGCCAAGTATCTGACCGATGGCATGCTGTTGAGAGAGCTAATTAACGATCCTCTTCTTTCGCAATACCATACGTTAATTTTGGATGAAGCACATGAAAGAACTCTCATGACTGACATGCTTCTTGgttttgtaaaaaagattataaaaaagagacCTGCTTTGCGTGTTATCATTATGAGTGCTACGTTGAATGCAGAAAGATTTTCTGAGTTTTTTGATGGCGCTGAAATATGTTTCATTAGTGGTCGACAGTACCCCGTTCAAATACATTATACATATGTTCCAGAACAAGATTACATGGACGCTTGCTTGCGTACCATATTTCAGTTGCACGTAAAACTGCCTCCTGGTGATATGCTCGTTTTCCTTACGGGTCAAGATGAGATTGAGGCATTGGAATCTTTAATTACAGATTATGCGAAGCAATTGCCTTCCAATAAGCTGCAAATACAAGCTTGCCCTCTTTTCGCTAGTTTACCACAAGAGCAGCAAATGCTGGTTTTTCAGCCTACTATTCCCAATCATCGTAAAATCGTGTTGTCTACAAATATTGCAGAAACGTCTGTCACCATCTCGGGAATTCGGTATGTTATCGACACTGGTTTAGCCAAGGTGAAGCAATTCAACGCCCGATTAGGCTTGGAGAGCTTAACGGTACAGCCCATTTCTCAGTCTGCCGCGAGACAACGTAGCGGCCGTGCTGGTCGTGAAGCACCGGGCCAGTGCTATCGGTTGTATACAGAGGCAGATTTTGATAAGCTTCCCAAAGAGTCTACGCCGGAAATCAAGCGGATAGATCTTTCTCAAGCAGTATTGACACTTAAAGCCCGAGGCCAGAATGATGTTATTAATTTTGATTACATGGATCCTCCTTCCAAGCAATCGCTTGTGCGTGCTTTGGAACACTTGTATTCCATTGGCGCATTGGATGATAACGgaaaaatcaatgaaaCGGGGTACCAAATGTCGTTGATTCCTTTGCTACCATCGCTTGCTAGAGCTATGCTAAGTGCCAGGGAGCATAACTGCTTAAACGAGGTGATTGACATCGTGTCTTGTCTTTCAACAGACTCCATGTTTCTCTTTCCTCAGGAGAAGAGGGAAGAGGCAGCTGAagccaaaacaaaatttttgcaTAGTGAGGGAGATCACCTTACATGCTTAAATGCGTTACGGGTATATCTCGAAACAAGCTCGGACATGCGAAAACATTGGTGCAACCAGAACTTTGTTAACCGCCGTGCATTGAAGATTATATTGGACATTCGCAAACAGCTTCGAGAACATTGTAAAAAAGCGAATTGGGATATTAATGATAATACTGAAGTCAACACTGAAAATATTcttcgttcttttctttcggGTTACATTTCTAGTACTGCTTTGCTTCATCCCGATGGTTCTTACAAGACTACTGTTGGCAATCAA ACTGTATCTATACATCCTTCCTCTTCACTTTTTGGTAAGAAGGTGGAAGCGATAATGTACCATGAATCT GTTTTCACTACCAAACCGTACGTTCGGGGTGTCAGCAGCATTCGGGGTAATTGGTTATCCGCTGTGGCTCCTCATTACCTTGGCCGACAGCAGGTGTAA